A single genomic interval of Helianthus annuus cultivar XRQ/B chromosome 6, HanXRQr2.0-SUNRISE, whole genome shotgun sequence harbors:
- the LOC110864350 gene encoding DNA-directed RNA polymerase IV subunit 1 isoform X2 translates to MKFKVSTKDVFGKTAIIVEIKGVKKLVSDKSLPHDYWNFVPNDPQQDATFSAFDRKVLTHVQVYQILKDVDPTFLKGSLGKKNKIFLQSFPLTPNCHRVAEFGQNLTFDERTRAYRKMVGFRGTANELSACVLECIKLSKIRAEKPTLRDPDADDNPAKMHGLKYMKEVSLGKRTDFCFRMVCVGDPYIKLDEIGVPHEIAETMLVSEQLNSFNWEKINASCGLRILQRGEIFVRRRGRLVPVRYGDQLRIGDTVYRPLADGDVVLINRPPSIHSHSLIALRVKVLPVNCVLSVNPLICSPLRGDFDGDSLHGYIPQSLESRVELRELVTLENQLVDKQSGKSLLSLSHDSLTAAHLMLEDGVFFNRSQLQQLQMFCPRQQLQLPAVMKKFKHLWTGRQLFSLVLDNEFDLDVGGTQIKNGEFVSSLNPSSCLQEGDENIYGYLIKNFSGDKVLEFLHSAQELLIEWVSMRGFSVSLLDLYLSSDSKRNMNDEVVYGLREAERQAHGQLLMVDGHQDFLTGNLTGNEGYSELQSDKMCHDQQTLAALSRASAAAFKEVFRDLQSLIYSYVSKENSFVSMLKAGSKGNMLKFVQHSMCVGYQHSLVPLSFHFPREFSCVSWNNHKRADLSFPSGVDRYVPYGVIKSSFLSGLNPFEFLVHSVTNRDASFGGHADISGTLFRKLMFFMRDLYIGYDGTVRNCYGNQLVQFTYNSENAPGESKSLLAKEECGAAVGSLAACAISEAAYGALDQPVSALENSPLLNLKKVLECGVRKLSGNKTASLFLSQKLKRWHNGFEYGALDVKNHLEKLLFQDVVSLVTIFYSQQTGKRSRNSPWICYFRISKEAADRKQLKVQSIINALRSKCADSSNFKKLKLSLPKLQISSKDYPEDDPMNENDENIFITAQIMDISSNSLNVLQDVVVPFLLETVIKGSPNVKKVEIVWQDGPKTSKNFKESSGELYLRVFMSENCDRKNFWRSIIGDCIQIMDMIDWERSHSDDIQDVILAQGIDAARNHFLCTLKSAIEDTGKSILPQHLALAADCLSVAGEFAPINAKGLSLLRKQASVSAPFTQACFANPSDCFVKAAKSEASDKLEGTIDALSWGKVPALGTGGRFDILFSGKEHQIDKPVDVYGFLSKSIDSHEEKTEVVVECNKDNNKLVSNKSPALLFPYPDININATTDAMKMVLKKHISAEDIKRLSKDLKHILYKYDVNHQLSKDDKLVAWKALFFHPRRDEKIGIGLFEIKVGHNINHGNTRCFVVERVDGTTEDFSYHKCIHHALKLIAPFEATVYESRWLNGKE, encoded by the exons ATGAAATTCAAAGTTTCGACAAAAGACGTATTCGGAAAGACTGCAATCATTGTGGAAATAAAAGGTGTAAAGAAGCTTGTTTCGGATAAAAGTTTACCTCATGATTATTGGAACTTTGTTCCTAACGATCCTCAACAAGACGCAACGTTTTCAGCATTTGATCGGAAAGTTCTTACACACGTGCAG GTTTATCAAATATTGAAAGACGTTGATCCAACTTTTCTTAAAGGATCGCTTGGAAAAAAGAACAAGATTTTTCTCCAAAGTTTCCCTTTAACTCCCAACTGTCACCGTGTAGCAGAGTTTGGTCAAAATTTGACTTTT GATGAACGCACAAGGGCATACAGAAAAATGGTAGGCTTTCGTGGTACTGCAAACGAGCTGAGTGCATGTGTACTTGAGTGCATAAAACTTTCAAAGATACGAGCAGAGAAACCTACGCTTCGTGATCCCGATGCCGACGATAATCCGGCTAAGATGCATGGATTAAAATACATGAAAGAAGTTAGTCTAGGGAAGCGAACCGATTTTTGTTTCCGAATGGTGTGTGTCGGTGACCCGTACATAAAGCTAGACGAAATCGGCGTACCCCATGAAATAGCCGAAACGATGCTAGTTTCCGAGCAACTTAATTCATTCAACTGGGAAAAAATAAACGCATCTTGTGGCTTACGAATCCTTCAACGCGGAGAAATTTTCGTTAGGCGAAGAGGTCGTTTAGTTCCCGTCAGATATGGTGATCAATTGCGAATTGGGGATACCGTTTACCGTCCTCTTGCTGACGGAGACGTTGTTTTGATAAATAGACCACCGTCTATTCATTCGCACTCACTCATTGCTCTTCGTGTCAAAGTTCTCCCGGTCAACTGTGTTCTTTCGGTCAACCCTTTGATATGTTCTCCGTTACGGGGCGATTTTGATGGTGATAGTCTTCACGGGTACATTCCTCAATCGTTGGAAAGTAGAGTCGAGCTTCGGGAGCTCGTTACGTTGGAAAACCAGTTGGTCGATAAACAAAGTGGCAAGAGTTTATTGTCGTTGAGTCATGATAGTTTGACCGCTGCTCATCTGATGCTCGAAGACGGTGTTTTTTTCAACCGATCCCAATTGCAACAGTTACAAATGTTTTGTCCACGTCAGCAGTTGCAACTGCCAGCTGTCATGAAAAAGTTTAAACATTTATGGACCGGGAGGCAGTTGTTTAGTCTTGTTTTGGATAACGAATTCGATCTCGATGTGGGCGGGACCCAAATCAAAAACGGAGAATTTGTAAGCTCGTTAAATCCGTCTTCTTGCTTACAAGAAGGTGACGAGAATATATACGGTTATCTGATCAAAAACTTTAGCGGCGATAAGGTTCTCGAATTCCTTCACTCGGCACAAGAGTTGCTTATCGAATGGGTGTCAATGAGGGGATTTAGTGTCTCGTTATTGGATCTTTACTTGTCGTCTGATTCAAAACGTAATATGAATGACGAAGTTGTTTACGGGTTGCGTGAAGCCGAGCGGCAGGCTCACGGGCAGCTGTTAATGGTGGACGGGCATCAAGATTTTCTTACCGGAAACCTGACCGGAAACGAGGGTTACAGTGAACTGCAGTCGGATAAAATGTGTCATGATCAACAAACGTTGGCTGCGTTAAGTCGAGCATCGGCTGCTGCTTTTAAAGAAGTGTTTCGTGATCTTCAATCTCTCATTTACAGTTACGTCTCTAAAGAAAACTCGTTTGTTTCGATGTTGAAAGCCGGGAGTAAAGGAAACATGCTAAAGTTTGTGCAGCATAGCATGTGTGTCGGTTATCAACACTCGTTAGTCCCGCTTTCATTTCACTTCCCTCGCGAGTTTTCGTGTGTTTCGTGGAACAACCATAAAAGGGCAGATTTGTCTTTTCCTTCGGGTGTGGATAGATACGTTCCTTACGGAGTCATAAAGAGCTCGTTCTTGTCGGGCCTTAACCCCTTCGAGTTTTTAGTCCATTCCGTGACTAATCGAGACGCTTCGTTTGGCGGGCATGCGGATATCTCCGGAACTTTGTTTAGAAAACTCATGTTTTTTATGCGGGACTTGTACATCGGGTATGACGGGACCGTGAGAAACTGTTACGGGAATCAGCTCGTTCAGTTTACGTATAATTCCGAAAACGCCCCTGGTGAAAGCAAATCACTTTTGGCTAAAGAAGAGTGCGGGGCCGCTGTCGGTTCCTTGGCTGCGTGCGCCATATCCGAAGCGGCTTACGGTGCGTTGGATCAGCCAGTCAGCGCACTCGAGAACTCACCTTTGCTAAACTTGAAG AAAGTGCTTGAATGTGGCGTTAGAAAACTCTCCGGTAACAAAACCGCATCGCTTTTCTTGTCGCAAAAGCTTAAAAGATGGCATAACGGATTCGAATACGGAGCGTTAGATGTCAAGAATCATTTGGAGAAGCTATTGTTTCAAGACGTTGTTTCACTCGTCACCATTTT CTATTCCCAACAAACCGGCAAACGATCTCGTAATAGCCCTTGGATTTGCTATTTTCGTATAAGCAAG GAAGCTGCTGATAGGAAGCAACTAAAAGTGCAGTCGATTATCAATGCTCTGAGGTCAAAGTGTGCTGACTCATCAAATTTCAAGAAATTAAAATTAAGTCTACCGAAATTACAGATATCATCCAA AGATTATCCGGAAGATGATCCAATGAATGAGAACGACGAGAATATATTTATCACTGCTCAAATAATGGACATCTCAAGCAACTCACTAAATGTACTCCAAGACGTTGTGGTGCCGTTCCTTCTAGAAACCGTTATAAAAG GATCTCCGAATGTGAAGAAAGTGGAGATTGTGTGGCAAGACGGTCcgaaaacatcaaaaaattttAAAGAATCTTCGGGTGAACTTTACTTGCGAGTTTTCATGTCGGAAAACTGCGATAGAAAGAACTTTTGGAGGTCTATTATAGGCGATTGTATTCAAATAATGGATATGATCGATTGGGAACGAAGCCATTCAGATGATATTCAAGATGTTATTTTGGCACAAGGAATCGATGCTGCAAGAAACCACTTTCTTTGT ACACTGAAATCAGCGATAGAAGATACCGGTAAAAGCATACTTCCCCAACATTTGGCCCTTGCTGCTGACTGTTTATCGGTGGCTGGAGAATTCGCTCCGATAAATGCGAAAGGGCTTTCCCTACTGAGAAAACAAGCATCGGTTTCCGCACCATTTACTCAAGCGTGTTTTGCT AATCCGTCGGATTGCTTTGTGAAGGCTGCAAAGAGTGAGGCTTCTGATAAACTCGAGGGGACTATTGATGCACTCTCATGGGGAAAAGTACCGGCTCTCGGGACTGGTGGAAGATTCGACATTTTATTTTCCGGGAAG GAGCATCAAATTGATAAACCCGTAGATGTGTACGGTTTCTTAAGCAAGAGTATTGATTCTCATGAAGAGAAGACGGAGGTGGTTGTTGAGTGTAATAAGGATAATAATAAGCTCGTGAGCAACAAAAGTCCCGCCCTGTTGTTTCCGTATCCGGATATTAATATAAACGCGACTACAGATGCTATGAAAATGGTGTTGAAAAAGCATATATCGGCTGAAGATATTAAAAGATTATCTAAAGATCTGAAGCATATACTTTACAA
- the LOC110864350 gene encoding DNA-directed RNA polymerase IV subunit 1 isoform X1 — translation MENEVFVEQQVPSGVLKSIRFKVLSEEDAEKASVKEVTVANEVTDPAFGFPNPASQCHTCGAKDYRTCEGHIGLIKFPFTILHPYYLPEVAQILNKICPGCKNVRKDKAKNNVTASPVQTPKVCKYCDKTFKDIYPPMKFKVSTKDVFGKTAIIVEIKGVKKLVSDKSLPHDYWNFVPNDPQQDATFSAFDRKVLTHVQVYQILKDVDPTFLKGSLGKKNKIFLQSFPLTPNCHRVAEFGQNLTFDERTRAYRKMVGFRGTANELSACVLECIKLSKIRAEKPTLRDPDADDNPAKMHGLKYMKEVSLGKRTDFCFRMVCVGDPYIKLDEIGVPHEIAETMLVSEQLNSFNWEKINASCGLRILQRGEIFVRRRGRLVPVRYGDQLRIGDTVYRPLADGDVVLINRPPSIHSHSLIALRVKVLPVNCVLSVNPLICSPLRGDFDGDSLHGYIPQSLESRVELRELVTLENQLVDKQSGKSLLSLSHDSLTAAHLMLEDGVFFNRSQLQQLQMFCPRQQLQLPAVMKKFKHLWTGRQLFSLVLDNEFDLDVGGTQIKNGEFVSSLNPSSCLQEGDENIYGYLIKNFSGDKVLEFLHSAQELLIEWVSMRGFSVSLLDLYLSSDSKRNMNDEVVYGLREAERQAHGQLLMVDGHQDFLTGNLTGNEGYSELQSDKMCHDQQTLAALSRASAAAFKEVFRDLQSLIYSYVSKENSFVSMLKAGSKGNMLKFVQHSMCVGYQHSLVPLSFHFPREFSCVSWNNHKRADLSFPSGVDRYVPYGVIKSSFLSGLNPFEFLVHSVTNRDASFGGHADISGTLFRKLMFFMRDLYIGYDGTVRNCYGNQLVQFTYNSENAPGESKSLLAKEECGAAVGSLAACAISEAAYGALDQPVSALENSPLLNLKKVLECGVRKLSGNKTASLFLSQKLKRWHNGFEYGALDVKNHLEKLLFQDVVSLVTIFYSQQTGKRSRNSPWICYFRISKEAADRKQLKVQSIINALRSKCADSSNFKKLKLSLPKLQISSKDYPEDDPMNENDENIFITAQIMDISSNSLNVLQDVVVPFLLETVIKGSPNVKKVEIVWQDGPKTSKNFKESSGELYLRVFMSENCDRKNFWRSIIGDCIQIMDMIDWERSHSDDIQDVILAQGIDAARNHFLCTLKSAIEDTGKSILPQHLALAADCLSVAGEFAPINAKGLSLLRKQASVSAPFTQACFANPSDCFVKAAKSEASDKLEGTIDALSWGKVPALGTGGRFDILFSGKEHQIDKPVDVYGFLSKSIDSHEEKTEVVVECNKDNNKLVSNKSPALLFPYPDININATTDAMKMVLKKHISAEDIKRLSKDLKHILYKYDVNHQLSKDDKLVAWKALFFHPRRDEKIGIGLFEIKVGHNINHGNTRCFVVERVDGTTEDFSYHKCIHHALKLIAPFEATVYESRWLNGKE, via the exons ATGGAAAATGAAGTGTTTGTAGAACAACAAGTACCATCCGGCGTTCTTAAAAGCATACGCTTCAAAGTTCTATCCGAGGAAGATGCA GAAAAAGCATCGGTGAAGGAAGTCACCGTAGCGAATGAAGTAACCGACCCTGCGTTTGGATTCCCGAATCCCGCATCACAATGCCATACATGTGGTGCCAAGGATTACCGAACTTGCGAAG GTCACATAGGTTTAATAAAATTTCCGTTCACAATACTTCATCCTTACTATTTACCGGAAGTCGCACAAATTCTGAATAAAATCTGTCCCGGATGTAAAAACGTTAGAAAAGATAAGGCCAAG AATAATGTCACGGCATCCCCCGTACAAACCCCTAAAGTTTGCAAATATTGCGAT AAAACCTTTAAAGATATATATCCACCTATGAAATTCAAAGTTTCGACAAAAGACGTATTCGGAAAGACTGCAATCATTGTGGAAATAAAAGGTGTAAAGAAGCTTGTTTCGGATAAAAGTTTACCTCATGATTATTGGAACTTTGTTCCTAACGATCCTCAACAAGACGCAACGTTTTCAGCATTTGATCGGAAAGTTCTTACACACGTGCAG GTTTATCAAATATTGAAAGACGTTGATCCAACTTTTCTTAAAGGATCGCTTGGAAAAAAGAACAAGATTTTTCTCCAAAGTTTCCCTTTAACTCCCAACTGTCACCGTGTAGCAGAGTTTGGTCAAAATTTGACTTTT GATGAACGCACAAGGGCATACAGAAAAATGGTAGGCTTTCGTGGTACTGCAAACGAGCTGAGTGCATGTGTACTTGAGTGCATAAAACTTTCAAAGATACGAGCAGAGAAACCTACGCTTCGTGATCCCGATGCCGACGATAATCCGGCTAAGATGCATGGATTAAAATACATGAAAGAAGTTAGTCTAGGGAAGCGAACCGATTTTTGTTTCCGAATGGTGTGTGTCGGTGACCCGTACATAAAGCTAGACGAAATCGGCGTACCCCATGAAATAGCCGAAACGATGCTAGTTTCCGAGCAACTTAATTCATTCAACTGGGAAAAAATAAACGCATCTTGTGGCTTACGAATCCTTCAACGCGGAGAAATTTTCGTTAGGCGAAGAGGTCGTTTAGTTCCCGTCAGATATGGTGATCAATTGCGAATTGGGGATACCGTTTACCGTCCTCTTGCTGACGGAGACGTTGTTTTGATAAATAGACCACCGTCTATTCATTCGCACTCACTCATTGCTCTTCGTGTCAAAGTTCTCCCGGTCAACTGTGTTCTTTCGGTCAACCCTTTGATATGTTCTCCGTTACGGGGCGATTTTGATGGTGATAGTCTTCACGGGTACATTCCTCAATCGTTGGAAAGTAGAGTCGAGCTTCGGGAGCTCGTTACGTTGGAAAACCAGTTGGTCGATAAACAAAGTGGCAAGAGTTTATTGTCGTTGAGTCATGATAGTTTGACCGCTGCTCATCTGATGCTCGAAGACGGTGTTTTTTTCAACCGATCCCAATTGCAACAGTTACAAATGTTTTGTCCACGTCAGCAGTTGCAACTGCCAGCTGTCATGAAAAAGTTTAAACATTTATGGACCGGGAGGCAGTTGTTTAGTCTTGTTTTGGATAACGAATTCGATCTCGATGTGGGCGGGACCCAAATCAAAAACGGAGAATTTGTAAGCTCGTTAAATCCGTCTTCTTGCTTACAAGAAGGTGACGAGAATATATACGGTTATCTGATCAAAAACTTTAGCGGCGATAAGGTTCTCGAATTCCTTCACTCGGCACAAGAGTTGCTTATCGAATGGGTGTCAATGAGGGGATTTAGTGTCTCGTTATTGGATCTTTACTTGTCGTCTGATTCAAAACGTAATATGAATGACGAAGTTGTTTACGGGTTGCGTGAAGCCGAGCGGCAGGCTCACGGGCAGCTGTTAATGGTGGACGGGCATCAAGATTTTCTTACCGGAAACCTGACCGGAAACGAGGGTTACAGTGAACTGCAGTCGGATAAAATGTGTCATGATCAACAAACGTTGGCTGCGTTAAGTCGAGCATCGGCTGCTGCTTTTAAAGAAGTGTTTCGTGATCTTCAATCTCTCATTTACAGTTACGTCTCTAAAGAAAACTCGTTTGTTTCGATGTTGAAAGCCGGGAGTAAAGGAAACATGCTAAAGTTTGTGCAGCATAGCATGTGTGTCGGTTATCAACACTCGTTAGTCCCGCTTTCATTTCACTTCCCTCGCGAGTTTTCGTGTGTTTCGTGGAACAACCATAAAAGGGCAGATTTGTCTTTTCCTTCGGGTGTGGATAGATACGTTCCTTACGGAGTCATAAAGAGCTCGTTCTTGTCGGGCCTTAACCCCTTCGAGTTTTTAGTCCATTCCGTGACTAATCGAGACGCTTCGTTTGGCGGGCATGCGGATATCTCCGGAACTTTGTTTAGAAAACTCATGTTTTTTATGCGGGACTTGTACATCGGGTATGACGGGACCGTGAGAAACTGTTACGGGAATCAGCTCGTTCAGTTTACGTATAATTCCGAAAACGCCCCTGGTGAAAGCAAATCACTTTTGGCTAAAGAAGAGTGCGGGGCCGCTGTCGGTTCCTTGGCTGCGTGCGCCATATCCGAAGCGGCTTACGGTGCGTTGGATCAGCCAGTCAGCGCACTCGAGAACTCACCTTTGCTAAACTTGAAG AAAGTGCTTGAATGTGGCGTTAGAAAACTCTCCGGTAACAAAACCGCATCGCTTTTCTTGTCGCAAAAGCTTAAAAGATGGCATAACGGATTCGAATACGGAGCGTTAGATGTCAAGAATCATTTGGAGAAGCTATTGTTTCAAGACGTTGTTTCACTCGTCACCATTTT CTATTCCCAACAAACCGGCAAACGATCTCGTAATAGCCCTTGGATTTGCTATTTTCGTATAAGCAAG GAAGCTGCTGATAGGAAGCAACTAAAAGTGCAGTCGATTATCAATGCTCTGAGGTCAAAGTGTGCTGACTCATCAAATTTCAAGAAATTAAAATTAAGTCTACCGAAATTACAGATATCATCCAA AGATTATCCGGAAGATGATCCAATGAATGAGAACGACGAGAATATATTTATCACTGCTCAAATAATGGACATCTCAAGCAACTCACTAAATGTACTCCAAGACGTTGTGGTGCCGTTCCTTCTAGAAACCGTTATAAAAG GATCTCCGAATGTGAAGAAAGTGGAGATTGTGTGGCAAGACGGTCcgaaaacatcaaaaaattttAAAGAATCTTCGGGTGAACTTTACTTGCGAGTTTTCATGTCGGAAAACTGCGATAGAAAGAACTTTTGGAGGTCTATTATAGGCGATTGTATTCAAATAATGGATATGATCGATTGGGAACGAAGCCATTCAGATGATATTCAAGATGTTATTTTGGCACAAGGAATCGATGCTGCAAGAAACCACTTTCTTTGT ACACTGAAATCAGCGATAGAAGATACCGGTAAAAGCATACTTCCCCAACATTTGGCCCTTGCTGCTGACTGTTTATCGGTGGCTGGAGAATTCGCTCCGATAAATGCGAAAGGGCTTTCCCTACTGAGAAAACAAGCATCGGTTTCCGCACCATTTACTCAAGCGTGTTTTGCT AATCCGTCGGATTGCTTTGTGAAGGCTGCAAAGAGTGAGGCTTCTGATAAACTCGAGGGGACTATTGATGCACTCTCATGGGGAAAAGTACCGGCTCTCGGGACTGGTGGAAGATTCGACATTTTATTTTCCGGGAAG GAGCATCAAATTGATAAACCCGTAGATGTGTACGGTTTCTTAAGCAAGAGTATTGATTCTCATGAAGAGAAGACGGAGGTGGTTGTTGAGTGTAATAAGGATAATAATAAGCTCGTGAGCAACAAAAGTCCCGCCCTGTTGTTTCCGTATCCGGATATTAATATAAACGCGACTACAGATGCTATGAAAATGGTGTTGAAAAAGCATATATCGGCTGAAGATATTAAAAGATTATCTAAAGATCTGAAGCATATACTTTACAA